Proteins from a genomic interval of Nautilia sp. PV-1:
- the thrS gene encoding threonine--tRNA ligase gives MQQDVIALKIDDQVIDLQTAEAKGIEGGEPVYFDNSPEALEVIRHSAAHLMAQAIKELYPEAKFYVGPTIENGFYYDLKTDTPITDKDLKNIEKKMKALAKKKFDITRYEISKEEAREKFKNDELKQAVLDMIPGDTVSIYKQGDFEDLCRGPHVPNTKYLHNVKLQKVSGAYLGGDSKNEMLTRVYGTAFATKEALQEYLKMLEEAAKRDHRKLGTELDLWMFDEEVGAGMPIWLPNGALLRANLEKLLYSAHIRREYLPVRGPELLRSHMWKISGHYYNYKENMYFTEIENDDPEKPADEYGIKPMNCLAHVKIFGHKVRSYKELPLRLFEFGTVHRHEKSGVLHGLLRVREFTQDDAHIFCRPDQIEEEVIKVLEFVDSIMERFGFNYEMEISTRPEKSIGSDEIWEKATESLKKALNSLNREYGIDEGGGAFYGPKIDIKITDAIGRKWQCGTIQVDFNLPERFDITYVDENNERVRPVMIHRAIIGSFERFIAILTEHYAGEFPTFIAPIKAIFVPISESHVEYAKKLQKELLEADINTEIFASNDSLNKRIRNAEKRRVGYVVIVGDEEVETETVAIRDRKKREQYKMTKGEFVEMIKNLSEVKL, from the coding sequence ATGCAACAAGATGTTATTGCTTTAAAAATTGACGATCAGGTAATTGATCTTCAAACAGCGGAAGCTAAAGGCATTGAAGGCGGAGAGCCTGTATATTTTGACAATTCGCCCGAAGCACTCGAAGTAATCAGACATTCTGCCGCTCATCTTATGGCTCAGGCTATAAAAGAACTTTATCCGGAAGCTAAATTCTATGTCGGCCCTACAATCGAAAACGGATTTTATTACGACCTAAAAACAGACACTCCTATTACCGATAAAGATTTAAAAAACATAGAAAAGAAAATGAAAGCCCTTGCCAAGAAAAAATTCGATATTACAAGATACGAAATTTCTAAAGAAGAAGCAAGGGAAAAATTTAAAAACGACGAATTGAAACAGGCCGTTCTTGATATGATTCCGGGAGATACGGTATCCATTTACAAACAGGGAGATTTTGAAGATTTATGTAGAGGCCCTCACGTGCCGAACACTAAATACCTCCATAACGTAAAACTTCAAAAAGTATCCGGTGCATATTTAGGAGGCGATTCTAAAAATGAGATGCTAACCCGTGTATACGGAACAGCGTTTGCCACAAAAGAAGCACTTCAGGAATATCTCAAAATGCTTGAAGAAGCTGCAAAAAGGGATCACAGAAAACTTGGAACTGAATTAGATCTTTGGATGTTTGACGAAGAAGTCGGAGCAGGTATGCCTATATGGCTTCCAAACGGCGCCCTTCTTAGGGCAAACCTTGAAAAACTGCTCTATTCTGCACACATTAGACGCGAATATCTACCTGTAAGAGGTCCTGAGCTTCTTAGAAGCCATATGTGGAAAATTTCAGGACATTATTATAACTACAAAGAAAATATGTACTTTACTGAAATTGAAAACGACGATCCTGAAAAACCTGCAGACGAATACGGAATTAAACCTATGAACTGTTTAGCCCACGTAAAAATTTTCGGTCATAAGGTAAGAAGCTATAAAGAACTTCCTCTTAGACTTTTCGAATTCGGAACAGTACACAGACATGAAAAAAGCGGAGTGCTTCACGGACTGCTCAGAGTTAGGGAGTTTACTCAGGATGACGCACATATCTTCTGTAGACCAGACCAGATTGAAGAAGAAGTTATTAAGGTGCTTGAATTCGTCGACTCTATAATGGAAAGATTCGGATTTAACTATGAAATGGAAATATCAACAAGACCAGAAAAATCAATCGGAAGCGACGAAATTTGGGAAAAAGCTACCGAATCACTTAAAAAAGCTCTTAATTCCCTAAACAGAGAATACGGAATAGACGAAGGCGGTGGAGCGTTTTACGGACCGAAAATCGATATCAAAATCACAGACGCAATTGGCAGAAAATGGCAGTGCGGAACTATACAGGTGGATTTTAACCTACCTGAAAGATTCGACATCACATACGTAGATGAAAACAACGAAAGAGTAAGACCTGTAATGATTCACAGAGCTATTATAGGAAGCTTTGAAAGATTTATAGCAATCCTTACAGAACATTATGCGGGTGAATTCCCTACATTCATAGCTCCTATAAAAGCTATATTCGTACCAATTTCAGAATCGCACGTAGAATACGCGAAAAAGCTTCAAAAAGAGCTTCTTGAAGCCGATATTAATACTGAAATATTTGCAAGCAACGATTCACTTAATAAAAGAATCAGAAACGCAGAAAAAAGAAGAGTCGGTTATGTTGTAATAGTCGGTGATGAAGAGGTTGAAACTGAAACAGTTGCAATCAGAGACAGAAAAAAAAGAGAACAATACAAAATGACAAAAGGAGAATTTGTGGAAATGATCAAAAACTTAAGCGAGGTTAAACTATGA
- the infC gene encoding translation initiation factor IF-3 produces the protein MSKKEDKVLINEEIVDLTDRVRLVDGEGEPKIVDSNKALEIAYNKGLDLVLVAPNANPPVAKVMDYGKYKYEQEKKKKEAKKKQVKIEVKEIKFTSKIQENDINYKVKHIKEFLEKGKHVKLRVFLRGRELATPEKGFEVINRVWDMISDVAEKQNEPKLEGNYINLLVTPIKKKTKK, from the coding sequence ATGAGTAAAAAAGAAGATAAAGTACTAATTAACGAAGAAATTGTTGATTTAACAGACAGAGTAAGACTAGTTGACGGAGAAGGTGAGCCTAAAATCGTTGATTCAAACAAAGCTCTTGAAATTGCATATAATAAAGGACTGGATTTAGTTTTAGTGGCACCTAATGCAAATCCTCCCGTAGCTAAAGTAATGGATTACGGAAAATACAAATACGAACAGGAAAAAAAGAAAAAAGAAGCTAAGAAAAAACAGGTTAAAATAGAAGTAAAAGAAATCAAATTCACTTCTAAAATCCAGGAAAACGATATAAATTATAAAGTAAAACATATAAAAGAATTTCTTGAAAAAGGAAAACACGTAAAACTGAGAGTTTTCTTAAGAGGTAGAGAACTTGCCACGCCTGAAAAAGGATTTGAAGTAATCAACAGAGTATGGGACATGATAAGCGATGTAGCTGAAAAACAAAATGAGCCTAAACTTGAAGGAAACTATATAAACCTCCTAGTAACTCCAATTAAAAAGAAAACTAAAAAATAA
- a CDS encoding diguanylate cyclase, with translation MLPHNKKLLIYIAVLFIFLYSVIVVSFYYILNDIAINQNKQKLHNILLYEQAQKNYVDKYQKKFIYSLQHQNILSKEFFSPVLMSATFITRHTLEEYNKLRKKEHLPEIKYKIASDNPRNPVNKANKKELKLLEKFNNKKIDIYSKKIKINGKDYIYYAIPVVPNNKSCMKCHSNPNLAPEDLIKMYGDKAGFHEKIGHIRALLSLTLPLEEEYTFIKKISFIFNLILLGLFIFTYIIIYFIIKKLDKKDRQIIESSYTDELTQIFNRKKFNTDIKKNMKNFNKLSPYLMLIDIDHFKKINDTYGHPVGDYVLEELTKLISENIRSNDKFYRIGGEEFAIISTQKNNENERIFAEKIKNLIEKHSFDKVGNITISIGFTKYQPEESYHNWYKRADEALYEAKKTRNTIIEK, from the coding sequence ATGCTCCCGCATAATAAAAAACTGCTTATTTATATAGCCGTACTGTTTATATTTTTATATAGTGTTATTGTAGTTTCTTTTTATTACATTCTTAACGATATAGCCATTAATCAAAACAAACAAAAACTTCATAACATACTTTTATACGAACAGGCACAAAAAAATTACGTAGACAAATATCAAAAGAAATTTATTTATTCCCTACAGCATCAAAACATACTTTCAAAAGAATTTTTTTCACCGGTATTAATGTCTGCCACATTTATAACAAGGCATACGTTGGAAGAGTATAACAAACTAAGAAAAAAAGAACATCTTCCTGAAATAAAATACAAAATTGCTTCAGACAATCCAAGAAACCCTGTAAATAAGGCAAATAAAAAAGAATTAAAACTTTTAGAAAAGTTTAATAATAAAAAAATCGATATTTATTCAAAAAAAATTAAAATTAACGGAAAAGATTATATATATTACGCAATCCCGGTAGTGCCCAACAACAAGTCTTGCATGAAATGCCACAGTAATCCTAATCTGGCTCCGGAAGATTTAATCAAAATGTATGGGGACAAAGCCGGTTTTCACGAAAAAATCGGTCATATCAGGGCATTGCTTTCATTAACTCTGCCTCTTGAAGAAGAGTATACTTTTATTAAAAAAATAAGTTTCATTTTTAATCTAATTCTTCTTGGACTGTTTATCTTTACATATATAATTATCTATTTTATAATAAAAAAACTTGACAAAAAAGACAGACAGATCATCGAAAGTTCATATACGGATGAGCTGACCCAGATATTTAACAGAAAAAAATTCAATACCGATATCAAAAAAAACATGAAAAACTTTAATAAACTTTCACCATATCTGATGCTCATAGATATTGACCATTTTAAAAAAATAAATGATACTTACGGCCATCCGGTGGGAGATTACGTGTTAGAAGAACTCACTAAACTAATATCTGAAAACATCAGAAGCAATGATAAATTCTATAGAATCGGAGGTGAAGAGTTTGCAATAATCTCCACCCAGAAAAACAACGAAAATGAAAGAATCTTTGCTGAAAAAATTAAGAATCTGATAGAAAAACACTCTTTTGACAAAGTAGGCAATATAACGATAAGTATAGGCTTTACCAAATACCAGCCTGAAGAATCATATCACAACTGGTATAAAAGAGCGGATGAAGCTTTATATGAAGCAAAAAAAACAAGAAATACGATTATTGAAAAATAA
- the fliY gene encoding flagellar motor switch protein FliY has translation MNEFKELLINEIKSTIEGLIGIAPEVSVLSETKDLGPTKPPYAKIVIKVKPKGEILFLVPAEVATALGDLMLAGEGTPKTEMNDDDLDAIKEIISNVFGALKTTLGAQDNMPNLDFEITNVFFVDKEEDLSEYAYAINMECKVNDVVKVCQVVFDENVYDELMPSKAAAEAQHQAKHPDLKGEMKNLEMLLDIKLQLRVRIGSKIMLLKDVIGMDIGSIVELNQLAKEPLDILIEDKKIGEGEVVIVDGNFGIQITSIGSREERLNSLKK, from the coding sequence GTGAATGAGTTTAAAGAACTGTTAATAAACGAAATAAAATCCACTATAGAAGGATTAATAGGAATAGCGCCTGAAGTTTCGGTGTTGTCCGAAACTAAAGATTTAGGTCCTACAAAGCCTCCTTATGCAAAAATTGTTATTAAAGTAAAACCTAAAGGGGAAATACTGTTCCTGGTTCCCGCAGAAGTTGCTACTGCTCTCGGTGATTTAATGTTAGCGGGTGAGGGTACTCCGAAAACTGAAATGAACGATGATGATTTAGACGCAATAAAAGAGATTATTTCAAATGTGTTCGGGGCGCTTAAAACAACTTTGGGCGCACAGGACAATATGCCGAATCTGGATTTTGAAATAACAAATGTGTTTTTTGTAGACAAAGAAGAAGACCTTAGCGAATACGCATATGCCATAAATATGGAATGTAAGGTAAATGATGTGGTTAAAGTTTGTCAGGTTGTGTTTGATGAAAACGTATATGACGAACTAATGCCTTCAAAAGCGGCTGCAGAAGCACAGCATCAGGCTAAACATCCGGATTTAAAAGGTGAAATGAAAAATCTTGAAATGCTTCTGGATATTAAACTGCAGCTGAGAGTTAGAATAGGCAGTAAAATTATGCTTTTAAAAGACGTGATAGGAATGGATATAGGAAGTATCGTAGAACTTAACCAGCTTGCAAAAGAGCCTCTTGATATTTTAATTGAAGATAAAAAAATAGGTGAAGGTGAAGTGGTGATAGTTGACGGAAACTTCGGTATTCAGATTACTTCGATAGGCAGCAGGGAAGAAAGATTAAACTCTCTTAAAAAGTAG
- the fliM gene encoding flagellar motor switch protein FliM, translating into MADILSQEEIDALLEVVEEEDIAPDELDKASDILDNRQITLYDFKRPNRVSKEQLRSIRAIHDKMARSLASDISSLMRSIVEIQLHSVDQMTYGEFLMSLPSPTSFNVFSLKPLDGKGVIELNPSIVFPMIDRLLGGSGAPFDTTREFTDIELNLLDQILKVVTQNMKEVWSPIMDLYPIVEAKESSPNVVQIVAQNEIVIMVIMEIIIGQTSGMMNICYPVITIESLLPRLANRDLMLNETSGRKSRNKELRALLRGAKIELEAVLGYAELNMNQVLDLEVGDIIKLNRPADDTVIVKVDGREKFVAEFGVRRYRRSIKIKEILKTEHDEIKEILQKLEQKRKERLEQITGEESE; encoded by the coding sequence ATGGCTGATATTCTATCACAAGAAGAAATAGACGCTCTACTTGAAGTTGTTGAAGAAGAAGATATAGCACCGGACGAGCTTGATAAAGCGTCCGATATACTTGATAACAGACAGATAACGCTATACGATTTTAAAAGACCTAACCGTGTAAGCAAAGAACAGCTTCGCTCAATTAGAGCCATACATGATAAAATGGCAAGAAGTCTGGCAAGCGATATTTCTTCTTTAATGAGAAGTATAGTTGAAATACAACTGCATTCGGTAGACCAGATGACTTACGGCGAATTTTTGATGAGTCTTCCGAGTCCTACGTCATTTAACGTTTTTTCTTTGAAACCTCTGGACGGTAAAGGTGTTATAGAACTTAACCCTTCAATTGTTTTTCCTATGATTGACAGACTTTTAGGAGGCAGCGGAGCCCCTTTTGATACGACAAGGGAATTTACCGATATAGAACTGAATCTGCTTGATCAGATTTTAAAAGTAGTAACACAGAATATGAAAGAAGTTTGGTCTCCTATTATGGATTTGTATCCTATTGTTGAAGCAAAAGAGTCTTCTCCTAACGTAGTACAGATTGTTGCTCAAAACGAAATCGTTATTATGGTTATTATGGAAATTATAATAGGACAGACCAGTGGTATGATGAATATATGTTATCCAGTAATCACTATAGAATCTTTGCTTCCTAGACTTGCAAACAGAGATTTGATGCTTAACGAAACAAGCGGAAGAAAATCAAGAAATAAAGAATTAAGAGCTCTGTTAAGAGGTGCTAAAATAGAGCTTGAGGCAGTTCTGGGATATGCTGAGCTTAATATGAATCAGGTTTTGGATCTTGAAGTCGGTGATATAATCAAACTGAACAGGCCAGCAGACGATACCGTTATTGTAAAAGTTGACGGCAGAGAAAAATTTGTGGCGGAATTTGGAGTCAGAAGATACAGAAGAAGTATAAAAATAAAAGAAATCCTAAAAACCGAACATGACGAAATAAAAGAAATTTTACAAAAACTGGAACAAAAACGTAAAGAAAGACTTGAACAGATAACAGGAGAAGAAAGTGAATGA
- a CDS encoding RNA polymerase sigma factor FliA encodes MTQVMNNPYEENLKTYKDELAVDYMPAVKAMAARLKERLPSSVEFNDLVSIGLEELVKLARRYDPKQNDNFWGYAQKRIYGSMLDFLRSLDTVSRSDRKIIKDIEKIVESYQAEYDVEPDDEYIAQQLGIDVEKVRRAKNASEIYNVMPIEEQMNFFENVSMKIEEEELIETIKKVLKKMSEKEQLIIQLYYFEELSLKEISEILGVTESRISQIHKNVIKKLRKELNG; translated from the coding sequence ATGACGCAGGTAATGAATAATCCTTATGAGGAAAATTTAAAAACATATAAAGACGAACTGGCGGTGGATTATATGCCTGCCGTAAAAGCAATGGCGGCCAGACTTAAAGAAAGGCTTCCTAGCAGTGTGGAGTTTAACGATCTTGTGTCTATCGGACTTGAAGAGCTTGTAAAGCTTGCAAGAAGATATGATCCGAAGCAAAACGATAATTTCTGGGGATATGCCCAAAAAAGAATATACGGAAGCATGCTTGATTTTCTTAGAAGTCTGGATACGGTCAGCAGAAGCGACAGAAAGATTATAAAAGATATTGAAAAAATAGTGGAAAGTTATCAGGCTGAATATGATGTTGAGCCTGATGACGAATATATTGCGCAGCAGCTTGGCATTGATGTTGAAAAAGTAAGGCGGGCTAAAAACGCCAGTGAAATATACAATGTGATGCCTATTGAAGAGCAAATGAATTTTTTTGAAAACGTAAGTATGAAAATAGAAGAAGAAGAGCTGATTGAAACAATTAAAAAGGTTTTAAAAAAAATGAGTGAAAAAGAACAGCTCATTATACAGCTTTATTATTTCGAAGAGCTTTCTTTAAAAGAAATAAGCGAAATTTTAGGTGTTACCGAAAGCAGAATCTCTCAAATTCATAAAAACGTAATTAAAAAATTAAGGAAAGAGTTAAATGGCTGA
- a CDS encoding MinD/ParA family protein, translating into MKTQADKLKELLQTDNIKRPKNTRFIAITSGKGGVGKTTVTANLGYALHKLGFKVALFDADIGLANLDVILKVNAKKNIYNVLKNECSLKDIVVEIEKDFVLIPGKSGDEIMDFADEVSLSRFFNELEFLNDYDFFIIDTGAGIDKKVQMWLDAADDIIVVTVPEPAAITDAYAMIKIISEKKELAFMLLNEVSSEKEAINIFTKIKNVANSNLNSDFRLQMIGYLKKDKLVTNSSIKRVLFVKEDPLSAPSEQIFKVARKIAKISERKVLEEEKGITRFFRKIFSGF; encoded by the coding sequence TTGAAAACTCAAGCGGACAAACTAAAAGAATTATTACAGACAGATAATATTAAACGCCCTAAGAATACACGTTTTATAGCGATAACAAGCGGTAAGGGTGGGGTTGGTAAAACCACAGTTACCGCTAACCTTGGATACGCGCTTCATAAATTAGGATTTAAAGTGGCTCTTTTTGACGCTGACATTGGTCTTGCGAATTTAGATGTTATTTTAAAGGTTAACGCTAAAAAAAATATTTATAACGTATTGAAAAACGAATGTTCTTTAAAAGATATAGTCGTTGAGATAGAAAAAGACTTTGTGTTGATTCCGGGTAAGAGCGGGGATGAAATTATGGATTTTGCCGATGAGGTAAGTTTAAGCCGTTTTTTTAACGAACTGGAATTTTTAAATGATTACGACTTTTTCATTATAGACACTGGAGCCGGTATTGATAAAAAAGTACAGATGTGGCTTGATGCCGCAGATGATATAATCGTTGTAACGGTTCCGGAGCCGGCCGCAATTACGGATGCGTATGCAATGATTAAAATTATCAGTGAAAAGAAAGAACTTGCGTTTATGCTTTTAAATGAAGTTTCAAGTGAAAAAGAGGCTATTAATATTTTTACAAAAATAAAAAATGTTGCAAATAGTAATCTCAACAGCGATTTCAGGCTGCAGATGATCGGATATCTTAAAAAGGACAAACTTGTTACAAACTCGTCTATTAAAAGAGTTTTGTTTGTAAAAGAAGATCCTCTCTCGGCTCCAAGCGAGCAGATTTTTAAAGTGGCAAGAAAGATAGCAAAAATTTCGGAACGAAAAGTGCTAGAAGAAGAAAAGGGCATTACTCGCTTTTTCAGAAAAATATTTTCAGGATTTTAA
- the flhF gene encoding flagellar biosynthesis protein FlhF, whose amino-acid sequence MKLKTFTAPTYTEALNKVKEELGDDVVIVSSKEIKKKTLTSQGLYEIVVAIEEENIKPRKNVTSDEEHVKEVMLKLSSAAKEISSLSDDEKSYEYASHTQNTAAAVHSNPLGPQKSEDIIALKNQISQIADTLKFLQATVWDMVNNNELELPPEFSEIYALSRASGMSEKHLDEIMKLTIKYMPLKMRKNRETIKRYFHTLLKKMVPIRVEREVRPPHKKIMMFVGPTGVGKTTTIAKLAARYAYKLSQRHKVGIITLDTYRIGAVEQLMTYAKMMRLPIETVVDPSDFGDALNSLRHNDYILIDTVGSSQHDKEKIEKLKSFLKVDTFAEININLVLSAVTKYEDLVDIYKNFSILPIDTFVFTKLDETKTYGNIFSLLLDTKKPVSYFSIGQEVPDDLMEAGADYLLKGILNKEFN is encoded by the coding sequence TTGAAACTAAAAACTTTTACCGCACCGACATATACAGAAGCATTGAATAAAGTTAAAGAAGAACTTGGAGATGACGTTGTTATTGTCTCAAGCAAGGAAATAAAGAAAAAAACTTTAACTTCTCAAGGGCTGTATGAAATAGTGGTTGCAATAGAAGAAGAAAATATTAAACCACGCAAAAACGTTACGAGTGACGAAGAACATGTAAAAGAAGTTATGCTTAAACTCAGCAGTGCGGCAAAAGAGATTTCTTCTCTTTCCGATGACGAAAAAAGTTATGAATACGCTTCACATACACAAAATACGGCAGCAGCTGTACATTCAAATCCTTTAGGACCTCAAAAGAGCGAAGATATTATAGCTCTTAAAAACCAGATATCGCAAATAGCCGATACGCTTAAATTTTTACAGGCAACTGTATGGGATATGGTAAACAATAACGAATTGGAACTGCCTCCAGAATTTAGTGAAATATATGCTCTTTCACGAGCAAGCGGAATGAGCGAAAAACATCTTGACGAAATAATGAAACTCACTATCAAATATATGCCTCTTAAAATGAGAAAAAACAGAGAAACAATAAAAAGATATTTTCATACGCTTCTAAAAAAAATGGTTCCGATAAGGGTAGAAAGGGAAGTAAGACCGCCGCATAAAAAAATAATGATGTTTGTAGGGCCTACTGGGGTAGGTAAAACGACTACTATCGCAAAACTTGCGGCCAGATATGCATATAAACTTTCTCAAAGACATAAAGTCGGAATTATTACCCTTGACACATACAGAATAGGTGCGGTAGAACAGCTTATGACTTATGCCAAGATGATGAGGCTGCCTATTGAAACAGTGGTTGATCCTAGCGATTTTGGAGATGCGCTGAATTCTCTCAGACACAATGATTATATTCTTATAGACACAGTCGGGAGCTCTCAGCACGACAAAGAAAAAATTGAAAAACTTAAGAGTTTTTTGAAAGTGGATACATTTGCCGAAATAAATATCAATCTTGTGTTATCGGCGGTTACAAAATATGAAGATTTAGTTGATATTTATAAAAACTTTTCAATATTGCCGATAGATACGTTTGTTTTTACAAAACTTGACGAAACAAAAACATACGGTAATATATTTTCGCTGCTTCTTGACACCAAAAAACCTGTGAGCTATTTTTCAATAGGTCAGGAAGTGCCGGATGATTTGATGGAGGCGGGGGCGGATTATTTACTAAAAGGTATATTAAATAAGGAGTTTAATTGA
- the folK gene encoding 2-amino-4-hydroxy-6-hydroxymethyldihydropteridine diphosphokinase, protein MECGKLATEKNRNNKNIKIIKTVFFPAKIKKSRKKNAALIGIGCNLGNCIRRFKKLYIFLRQHPKIDIVQTSIIYKNPPFGYLNQPDFYNSVMVIKTDFSPCELLRFLLYTEKKFGRKRSFKNAPRTLDLDIILYNNVKINKKRLILPHPYYKKRDSVLVPLALKD, encoded by the coding sequence ATGGAGTGTGGAAAGTTGGCAACTGAAAAAAACCGGAACAACAAAAATATAAAAATAATCAAAACCGTGTTTTTCCCGGCAAAAATCAAAAAAAGCAGGAAAAAAAATGCGGCTTTAATCGGAATAGGCTGTAATCTAGGCAACTGTATAAGAAGGTTTAAAAAACTGTATATTTTTTTACGGCAACATCCTAAAATAGATATTGTTCAGACTTCAATTATTTATAAAAACCCGCCTTTCGGGTATTTAAACCAGCCGGATTTTTATAATTCCGTGATGGTAATAAAAACAGATTTTTCACCTTGCGAGCTTTTAAGGTTTTTATTGTATACAGAAAAGAAATTCGGAAGGAAAAGAAGCTTTAAAAATGCGCCAAGAACGCTAGATTTAGATATAATATTGTATAATAATGTTAAAATAAACAAAAAAAGATTAATTTTGCCGCACCCGTATTACAAAAAAAGGGATTCAGTTTTAGTACCACTTGCATTAAAGGATTAA
- a CDS encoding M24 family metallopeptidase, which translates to MDYIVNKENEIYYECGWSSDNAVFLKLGDYRYVITDGRYTLEAKEEAQAEVIEARDLLKKAKELILKHKIKRIVLDPLNWDIDSYRKLSKVANIKEEKYFSHKKRMIKTDQELHIIKKAVKKGAKAFDDFISAIDTGIDEYELSYRFKEFLTKRGRRELSFEPIVAVNENAAKPHAKVSNKKLKKNDLLLLDAGIKYKRYCSDRTRTVHIGKHISMSKYQKFKDKKIQRVYDTVLKAQLKAIESIKIGMEICELDKIARDVIAKEGFGDYFVHSLGHGVGLDIHEWPYVNSKNRIKIQEGMVFTIEPGIYLPGEFGVRIEDMVMITHDGKVEVLSEW; encoded by the coding sequence ATGGATTATATTGTAAATAAAGAAAATGAAATTTATTATGAATGCGGATGGAGCAGCGATAATGCCGTTTTTTTAAAGTTGGGCGATTACAGATATGTAATAACCGACGGTAGATATACATTAGAAGCAAAAGAAGAAGCCCAGGCCGAGGTTATTGAAGCCAGAGATTTATTAAAAAAGGCAAAAGAGCTTATTTTAAAACACAAAATTAAAAGAATAGTGCTTGACCCTTTAAACTGGGATATTGATTCCTACAGAAAACTTTCTAAAGTTGCAAATATAAAAGAAGAAAAATATTTTTCCCATAAAAAAAGAATGATTAAAACCGATCAGGAGCTTCATATTATAAAAAAAGCTGTTAAAAAAGGCGCAAAAGCTTTTGATGACTTTATTTCGGCTATAGATACTGGTATTGACGAATACGAACTTTCTTACAGGTTTAAAGAGTTTCTGACAAAAAGAGGAAGAAGAGAGCTGAGTTTCGAACCTATAGTGGCAGTAAACGAAAATGCAGCTAAGCCCCATGCAAAAGTAAGTAATAAAAAGCTTAAGAAAAATGATCTTTTGCTGCTTGATGCGGGTATTAAATATAAAAGATACTGTTCGGACAGAACAAGAACGGTACATATCGGTAAACATATCTCCATGAGTAAATATCAGAAATTTAAAGATAAAAAAATACAAAGAGTATACGACACCGTATTAAAAGCGCAGTTAAAAGCCATAGAAAGTATAAAAATAGGCATGGAAATATGCGAACTTGATAAAATAGCAAGAGATGTTATCGCAAAAGAAGGGTTCGGTGATTATTTTGTTCATTCACTCGGGCACGGAGTTGGGCTGGATATACATGAATGGCCTTACGTAAATTCAAAAAACAGAATAAAAATACAAGAGGGTATGGTGTTTACTATCGAACCGGGCATTTATCTTCCGGGAGAATTCGGAGTAAGAATTGAAGATATGGTTATGATTACGCATGACGGTAAAGTAGAAGTATTAAGCGAGTGGTAA
- the aroQ gene encoding type II 3-dehydroquinate dehydratase, with product MKIKVIHGPNLNMLGVREVNIYGPMKLEDINKNMEAFAKQNGFEIEFYQSNHEGDIVDAIQESVNENVDGIIINPAALTHYSIAVRDAIKAVNLPTIEVHLSNIAAREEFRQKSLISDIVGGTISGFGPFSYHLGLIAMIQILNEIKMAKEAQAKAQAEAAKQ from the coding sequence ATGAAAATAAAAGTTATACACGGTCCAAATTTAAACATGTTAGGTGTAAGAGAAGTGAATATATACGGTCCAATGAAATTGGAAGATATAAATAAAAACATGGAAGCGTTTGCTAAACAAAACGGTTTTGAAATAGAATTTTATCAGTCAAATCATGAAGGTGACATAGTTGACGCAATTCAGGAAAGCGTGAATGAAAACGTTGATGGAATTATTATAAATCCTGCGGCGCTTACACATTATTCTATAGCTGTAAGAGATGCGATTAAAGCTGTAAATCTACCTACAATAGAAGTTCATCTTTCAAATATTGCGGCAAGAGAAGAGTTTAGACAAAAATCTTTAATTTCTGATATCGTCGGAGGAACAATCAGCGGATTCGGTCCGTTTAGCTATCATTTGGGTCTAATTGCAATGATTCAAATTTTAAATGAAATAAAAATGGCTAAAGAAGCTCAGGCTAAAGCCCAGGCAGAGGCGGCTAAACAATAA